The sequence TTAGATACCCCTCAAGGCTGCACCTGGTGAAGGGATTATGTTTTAGTAACAAGGAAGAACTTTTGAGTAGAAGCCTGTATAGACTCAGATTGGGCTAGTTCCattaaagaaagaaaatcaaCTTTCGGTTAGTGCACATGTCTAGCCGAAAACCTAGTCACTTGGAGCAGCAAAAAAAGTTAACAGTGGCCTGATCAAGAGTAAAAGCTGAATTTAGGGTCATGACATTAggaatttgtgaactaatttggcTAAAGACAATATTTATAAACTTGAAGACAGAATAAGTAATCCTAGATGTTGTAGAGTGGCAACAAAACTACTGTAAATATTGTCCACAGTCTAGTTCATCTGAATTTTATCCATGATCTAGTTCACCTAAATATTGTCCATGATCTTGTTCACCAAGATAGAACCAAACTTGTTAAAATAGACCAATATTTTGTTAGAGAGAGTTGGATAGTGGACAAATTTGCACATCTTATATTTCAGCCACAAAATAGTTAGTCAATGCTTTGACGAAAGCTTTACCAGGTCATGTTCCATAAATTACTTGTGGATTGCCAAACATATTTGCAACTGCTTGAGGGGGCGTGTTTGAGAATCACACAACATGGAAGCTGTAAATGGAATCCTTGAATATGGAAGCTATATTCCTATCCTTATGGAAATTGTATTCTTAGAACATGGGCACAATATTCTCAGAATATGGAAGCTATATTTCTATATAGGCTGTATTTTTAATTAGAATATAGTTTTATTCCTATATAATTAGATTCCTAAATAGTTGTATTCCTAATTTACGTAGGATAGTTTTAGGATTTACATGTATAGTTTTATTCCTGATATATTAGGACTGTAATAGGACAATTGTATTTGACTTTTTAGGGATTTAGATCCTCTATAAatttacaagctcattcatgaagtAACGAATGAAAGTACTCATTCTCTTGTTTATTTCTCTATCTTACTGCAGAGCAATGATAAAGCTTTTTAAACTTAAGGACCAAAAGCGGCAGGATGCAGCAAATTCCAGTGGAAATGCTCCTGCCAAGAAGCAAAGTGCTGGAGAATTGCGTCTTCACAAAGGTTTGTCTAACTTGGAGTAGGATTCTAAGTTATTTCAACTAATGCTTCATCACTATTTTCAAACATTGTATTGTTTATTACAAGGATCTTATAATGCCAAAGTAGTTGGCATGGCAAGAATTTAGCTATTTGCAGTGAACATAGATAATTTTTTACCTTACTGTAAGAATTTAGAGGTCACTTTCTGATTGTGATTTAGGCATCTGTACTTAAAGTATGAATTCGATTACCCTTAAACCAGACGGTCCATTGGACTGCAACTTTTATCTGGTTcttgccaaggatatcaaagattttatttttctCCATGCTTCTCTGAAGTGTATAGAAGTTTAACTGGATCATAACTTGTTGTCTCGCCCCTCttcttctccccttctcttctcttctttgtaACCAACAACCAACATTGTTGCCACCCTCTTCTGCCTACTGCTTCTCTCCctgtcctcctccctcttcctcgtTTCTCTCTTTGCAGTCAACAATAGCTGCTGCTGGCGTTGCCTTGCTGCTGCCTTCTCCTTGCTTTtccctcttctctcttctccctcCTCTCCACTATCTCTGCAGCCAATACTTGGTAATCATGTTGCATATGCCATTTGATACAAAACTCATGTTTTGATTGAAGTTCTTCTTATAATGATTATCTTTATCCTTAAatgtattttataatttttgtaaGATATGTGCTTTATTTTACTCAGGCGAGTGCCTTGGACAATATAGAATATTGATGCCTTATAGCATCTACTGCTTTTGAATTTTGATAACATTGGGATTACTAGAAACACATCTTTACATGTCGAAGTGATTTTAGCATGTTTTCCTTTGGTAAAATGTTAAAAATTCAACAATTCTTTAATACCTTTATTTAATGCACTGCAAACAATCTATTtgtagctttctccactctcattcaGCGATGTTCCTAGACATATCTTTTGTTTGGTAATATCAATTAGAGGTATATAGTGTGTGGGTGCTACTGTGTCTCATCTAATAAGTTGTTTCATAGCAAATGTAAAGCTCTGCTTTTAAAGCAACTCTTGATTAACCTAACACTGATAACCTAACATATGGAAGTACTTTTTTGTTTTGCAAgactttgtttttctttcttgtcTATGAATGCCACATGTTGATGGATTGCAGTCTCTTGTTAAGAGATCAGATAGATTATGTTGGATTCTTTACATTTGGAACAGTTTAGTTATGTTGCCTAACAACTTTTTGatctctttgatctgaaatttcctGTCTTTTAAAAAGATTGCAGGCTTTTACTTAATTGTTATTATTTTTACTTTTCAGATATTAGTGAACTCAATCTGCCTAAAAGCACTATCATATCATTTCCAAATGGCGAGGATGATCTGATGAACTTTGAGATCAGCATCAGACCTGATGAAGGATACTATCAGTAAGTAATGTCTGCCAATAACGTTTTGCTTTTTGATATGCTTACATAAACTGTTCCAGCAGTCAAGAAGTCACCTTATATTGGAGGTTAATACTTAAAATGTTGTTTTGTGTTAACTTATGAACATCCAGAAGTTTATTTACTTTGAATATGATTTATTCTCTCTCTCGTAGTTTCTTCTGTGTTACAGTAATTAGTCTTGTTCCTGTGAAGAATTTGTCTGCTACTTATGATACTTAAAGTTGTCCTAAATACTGTTAAGCACCCACTTCTCTTCCTAttggtttcttcttttctttttaatattattttattcttatagTGATTTCTGTATGTCATGTTTAACTATAATATTCTAATTGATTTTTTAGGGGGGGTAGATTTGTTTTCACCTTCCAAGTATCTCCTTCTTATCCTCATGAGCCACCAAAGGTTAAGTGCAAGACAAAGGTAAAAGTTTCATTTATGGCAGTAGTCAGTTTATCTTGCCATTTTGATTGCATaagatttataattattttttactccAGGTTTACCATCCTAATATTGACTTGGAGGGAAATGTCTGCCTGAACATTCTGCGTGAAGATTGGAAGCCTGTGCTTAACATTAATACTGTTATCTATGGCTTGATTCTTCTTTTCATGGTATTCCTAGTTCAGATTGGTGCTACTTTCTTATTGTCCTTATATACATAAAATTATTATAGGTTTGGTCATGTAGAGTTAATTTCATatttaaattatcattttttattatgattTGTATAGTTGTTAATTTGCTAATATAATAGGACAATGAAAGAATATTTTGGCATCAAAAGATCACATTATAAGAGACATTGTTTGCCATTAGATTGGACACTACCAGTGTTATAGTCCAATATTATTGAACCTTtagatatatacatttatatattgttttgaatttttttgttttGAAACTAAAATTATATAAAGGTGCTGTAACTGAAATGTTCATAAATCCATGAGTTGTTGCATTATTGTTGAATTGGATATTCAAGTATATGGTCATGTCATCCATCTCAAAGGTGTTTTTCTTCTTCCTAAACACGTGCTATGAATGATGAGTGCATTGAGACATTTTTGCCTGATTGTGTTCAAACCGTCAGTTTCATTGTTTCATCTGCTGATCTTTGAACATTGTGGGGATAACTACATGTTCTTTGTCCACCTGTTATCATAGCTTCTCCTGTTGCTATGTTAAAAGTTTGTTTTTGTATTATGTCATTTAACATTACGTGTTTTGATGATCATTAGCTTAAATCCAAGTGGCTCTTATTCAGAAATTTTCAATTTGCCATGAACATAAGTAACAATCCAAGTGGTTCTAAATGTTTTATCTTTTAGCACTTTTAATAATGTTTTTTTGCTTGAATAGCTTTTTTGCTGGATGCATAATTTGAAAGAAATTTGTTTCAATGTATATCTTATAGCATATAACCAGTAACTGTCGTAATTGGCTGTTATTGTTTTTGGACACAGCAACCAAATGATGAGGACCCATTAAACCTTGATGCAGCTGCAGTTCTACGTGACAACCCCAGGTTGTTTGCGTCAAATGTACGAAGGGCAATGGCTGGAGGGTATGTGGGTGAAGTCCACTTCCCCAGGTGCATATGACAATGCTATTAAATCAGAGCTTCAAATGCATGGTAGAGAATGCAATAGATATAGATTGGAAACCATGCGCTTGTCTAAAAGAATTGTTACTTGTGCTGCTATAGAACCGTGTAACTCTGTTGATATTTGTGTTTGTTTCATCTGTGTGATGTAAATTGGTGAATTGGGCATGACGTGTCCATGGCCATGCTTAAGAGTACATCATTCGGTCAATTTGTTTCGTTCATGCTACTTGACTACACCAACCTTGAGACTTGGGAAACACGGAAGACAAAAACAAAGTCGACTGGCGCGTAGTGATGGATCGGTACGACGATGTTGATTTCCCCCTCCATTCTTAGCTCGTTTTGTCAGAGACGccaaactattgtgatgcaatagTTAAATTCATTCAACGCTGCTCGTTCACCTAACACAAATCTATGGAAGTTTCCAAAGCAGGGGTCAACTTAATGACAGAAGAGAAGAGGTGTTCCGTTCTTAATGACTCACCGGCCATCTATTATTGTACACGTTAAAGGATGTTTCCGACATGGTGGATACGAAAATCAAACCATCATTAATGTGGCATCAATGATAATGATAGaaacatatatataaaaaaaaaagaaaggcgaAATTTTGATGTTTTGGTTTCCCTTCTTCTCCCACCTCTGCAAACGACAAACGACCCGACCACCCGTATTGCCGAGAAAGAAAAGTCGTGATAAAGACAAAAGCAAATCGTACATGCGTCTTTTTGACCCACTGTACAGTCATCCACCGACTCTTGGAGACTTCGGTGGCCGACATCGCCGTGGCGTATAATCGCGTCCAAAAGAAAGAAATGGTGGTGGAGTAATGTGCGGCTTTCACTAGGGATATTGATTTCAATCTTTTTAGCTTTGACTTCCtgttaaatcaaatcaaatctggCCTAAGACGTCACCAATTAATATACATCTGAAACTTTGAATTATGTCTTAATCAAAATGATCAGAATAAACATACATCATATTTCACATCAATTCAATCTAAaaatgtttaatttttaatttttaattttaaattataaatcaaaTCTAATATAACGGTACgagattatccttttttttttttctttcatctctCACATATTTTTACTGACTCATCTGCTAACTGAACTGAACTAACCACTCAAACTTATCTCACCTAAACTCAATTGGACATTTTACTAAAAACACAaagtttttaataataaaattttatcatacGACACctctatttatttttatcaagggATCACTTTTTTTAAGATATGACCAAAATACCttttataaaatcaaataatgatatacAATATCTGTTgctcattttgatttttttttttttttttgattgaaTCAGTTTGCTTGATATGAATCAGACCAAactgattcaaaataaactaactATTTGATTTATTCAATTTAGGCCTAAattagtccttgttttcccctctAAATTATCTTGCCAAACTTTATTCGATGAATGCAATAGGAATGTCGAAGAGGTCAGCGAGCATCATTACTAGCTTTCTTGCCATTGGTATataagtcataggtgccctgcaagtcaatcacatgagtgatgacatatatgatactctttttatttattttattatttaattttttactttatattacttattatatatatattgtaatgtccgtggatttgtgcaatgggaatcagatcatgatgagatcatgataatgagatcgattcatctttaaacacaaaccctaaataatcctggtcataggtcactcgagagggatatcgagatgacCGGATAGATTGATATACTGTACGcttatccatataatggaggtggcagtctcatagttgctcatatgtggacactagggatactacataagtactcattggagaataagtttactaattgattcgctcacagaatgctagatggttgatggtacctcattatcaaacaacgattACATCATCctcatggtgtatctggtccttagacttgatacaCCAAAGATatttatatgagtactccactctttgataccaaacttatagacctagatgtttcagatctagcatagccggtcatcgggagtgaaaaCCAACCTTACGAAgattattgagtatcgatagaggatcatcctctctcgatgtcataagagaaatatctcatttattcttgcttaggcaaatcttgactagggtcattcggattgagagataaagagttcttcgggagaatcttattagagcaagactcaagtagaaaccatatgccCTTGACAGCATTCTACCCGGTATAAGGtcattgagatattagatggatgagggactataaatatatggtaactgagaacagacaagtctaatggattggattgtcCTATATTATCtatggactacagcgtagtggcatagtatgtctGATTTAATGAatggagtgaattattatggagataataattcactgagctagaaagagttatgataggtatgaatcattgtcacggacaaacttctaaacatgatgtttgatataatgcttatgtatatccgtgtcttttggtatgttcatgctttgcacagcatgtagagggacagccgaaggcttaatagtctcatttttagttgggttggtggccgctttaggcttgtaaataaaggttgtgtcatgtggacacttatgagagattttcggtctgtaatggaccattttgaccatttgttgtgcaactgttcaaagcttgtaaagtttgtttgtaatttgcattgtctatgaagtgtttttaaaaatatttgcttgtggatcttgagtgacgtgttttctctaacccgttttctcttttgtgggtccaaaGGGACCATggaaggcttcggggaggttgacctttgcggacggacacgcaagggtgccacacgacttagacaaaactagctaagtccatgacatatagtattagagcgggacaagcactcatagaaacacttaacatACAAATGTGgggggacctaacggggctgcgttgagggcagtcaacacacaCGTAATCGTTTGGGGAAAAatgggcatagagatgtagggaaaaaggagtcgctcaaaagagcgagcatttgagattggcatttagaggaatggctaacccttcgcgcaagaggcaccatgagaataaggcaagcttggaagaatacggagtacacaaaggttgggatggttgagtttgagctacggtttaacgttgacaactatacttgatggtgctaaaggcaagcgagacgcttggtaaaggacgagaccatacaaggtagaatgagttgcttagcgaccgaaagagttatgcaaagttcacaaaggtgaggggaattgctaactcgaataatttagtactcatgcatgggcttgtatgcggacaatggaatgttcgcggctatcccaaggtgaccgaaactcagcaccatggagcattaaaactttctcttcggcatatgaaggatacgtctataggaggctaaagtgtgcaacgagttcagcatgttgctaggccttaagtgatgtaacgggggctgtattgacatggagtcacaatctagtaagtgcgtttgcaggaggtagagtaatgcacagtttgtttagcaaatcagagtagtccaagaggatggtggtctccgaaacgaagagagatgttgctccaatgggatagttatccaggagggataagttccgactctctagagggagaatcatgtgggacagaccaTACATATTGAGGAggggtacctcaacaaacaactccacgaagctcaatggaccgagcaagtgacgaggagtcgtcgtatgatctcgcttgagagaatgcattggtggatgcattgtgagatcaagtgggggagtgacccaaagcgatacaaataaaggcacacttagagtcgatatggagatcaagcTTAAGggtgggctgacccgtggaatagtgggcgcgagggccaacatcaactcaatgcaaaaacgaggagcagagcaacttgggtgtaacttggcgaagtacccaagctgcatgaagggagccagcatagaagatggaacatggagcagaggcatagtgctttccttggacagaagtcaaggacatgaactcttgcagaggcaagagtaggatcatgttgttccatgggtcattcattctgatggagcagactcatcttgcattgtgccaaagacgaagggagcttttgggcacatgcatcttatctcggagaagcatttgatggagaaactaaagcgactcaacttacggaggcgaagttgggttcagaaggccttggcacggggtaagaggatgcggaggcgggtactcttgaagaatataccatagtgttgccagtcaagttgctaggcaggaagcgaTACGTAGCAGAGATTgtattggtaggggcagaggcccaggatccagacaatggtgcaccattttcagcgaagttaATGGACtttggagctactaggcgacggactgtcctagagcggtgcttcatctacgtgtgacccaagagtgggtggatgaaggtcgattgctaaaggagcgaacaaaatcgaaggtggaagagaccttgcgataaattggcagaggccacacatggagggatcacaattcgagtttatcccacaaggatcagaatgcaatagagatgttaccaggaggtgacatggtgcagtggatcatggtggaacagttcgtggcaatgcaatacacataacatagtcccgtgagggactagatcatacggaggtatgattagGAGCTATTGGAAActctacttcggtgaacaacatgatggcaagaagggctatggattcaaggaatgAAGGCCATGGTATTGTAGAGGCGGATCTTCCATGCAtgtatcgaattttacatcggatgaaagccttagtcattAGCATacaggggctgtgttccaccaaggaaaaagtttgaatgcaagtactagtgagtcccataggagggacttgatcatgcagaggtatgatcgaagcaactagagAGCTGGACTGCtttagagcccatattcgcttaaaggagcccggcaagtcagatgaTAAGGTCGAGTTAGCGAATGCtactactaaggaagctaaggagagtagaatcggtgcaaatcctataacgagatggcagaggctatgcatgagagttgcagtttgtctttccatcgaccaaagggagctacttggagaacacagaggtgttgaagcagggggtcgaaaggggtgaggaagcgacgacgagtccagagggacttagctacccaaaatcaagtatcagttagaatggaggtggactcagagaagtgccatagagacatatctactgatcgtgaagaaaagggatgcagatgcgaggcgacggatagtagggccatgggcatggcagctccATGATActgcagaggtgggacttccgtgaaagtcattgatcccttactctcataaagggagagtgcttggtcgtgaaaggggccaaggaggtggagtatacagaggcaaactccaagtaccgagacaagtttgaagggcaaaggccaaggaacttcgtaagaccggtgtcaacgagcttctcatcaagatagccaaaagtgaaggacttcgggtcatgcaagagtgcacgaccaaggaacgaagcaggtagtacatggtgctgtacctttgctactcaatggagtaggcggcaaggttgatggagaagacggtataatcctaGAGGTGacaaaatctattagagaattactccaagttggggtgaaaacttcttacattccagaaattcgatggcattaagaaggtgaatcacagtaactaacttaacgcaagaagtgcaaacacttcaagtgcttcagaagtgtgagcaaagagtaggcgaaggccagtaaccagctcaatgTATGGGgtataacctcgaggaggcgggtgaagtcaagtaacctttgccttctaaaCTCTTAAGAGAATTGACGAAactaagtaccccaattctcttatctatccagtagaggagctctgaatAGGTTCAAAGACCATTTGAAGATAATAGAatataatagttatcaaatcctcaccaacggtgatcagtgctactgagagtagattgtccgcttcatttctcaacgaaatgcccctgaattattagatcctatgtatgagatccaataagagccaatagaagattattagatagagacccactaatctaagaagtttgggtagttggatgaaaatccagtacccaatatgatAGAATCCAtcaaggttaagttgataagagacctctataaataggagagaaccatagAGTCATGGGCTAGGTTTTTTGGCtgtcaccttctattctcctctccctctctcctcctCAGTTAGCAGCCTCTATTTGGGGCATGTTATCATGGACAAAATTATAAatgaggtgtttgatgtaatgcttatgtatgtttgtatttttcggttttgtttatactttgcacagcatataaagaGCTGGTTGTAGGCTTAGCAGCCTCATTTTCTTTGATTTTGGTGGCCAtcctaggcttgcaaacaaaggttgtgtcatgtgggcacttgtggagaTTTCGATCTGTGGTAGACCATtttagaccctttgttgtgtGACCATTTAAAGCTTGTAAAGtttatttgtaatttacattggctatgaagtgtttattgaaataattgcttatggatcctgagtaagatgttttctctaacccattttctcttttgtaggtcctaaaggactataggaggtttcgagaaggctgacctttacggacagaCACACAAGGGTgatgcatgacttaggcaaaaccagctaagtgcatGATAGTGTagatagcaagaaggggcagccccttcttgattatgtACTGTACGCGAAGAGGAGATTTGGGCAACGACATGccagaaaatatttgattaaacatTTTGTAATatttatctagatcaagttagtttaggtcataattgggttggtttagaatgtaattaggctaactcaattaggagccaagtgGGCCcaaagtggaaggctcattcggtcACCTAAAGTTAGGAGAAACCACCCATGAGTTGGAAAAGTTAAGACCACACTTTTCCatgttgtcaggcggtggtatcgccagattgggtggtgttatcacccagtgtcagatagtggtaccgctagtctatacggtggtaccgcccaaacacagtctcctagaatgtgtcaagcagtggtaccattcAATGTCGGTgttgtaggtagtggtaccgctaataccttgaaaaccaaggatgagacacttttaggctccaatttgaatctatttggggcctataaatacccctctcatccttgctcagattacacaagaattgagagcaaaaaagaaagaaaaatgctattgtaatcttgtgagaattcctctcaagctttaagtgttggtgaagtttaagagaagaggtagtaggggtgtaaaggttct comes from Musa acuminata AAA Group cultivar baxijiao chromosome BXJ3-3, Cavendish_Baxijiao_AAA, whole genome shotgun sequence and encodes:
- the LOC135633284 gene encoding NEDD8-conjugating enzyme Ubc12-like, giving the protein MIKLFKLKDQKRQDAANSSGNAPAKKQSAGELRLHKDISELNLPKSTIISFPNGEDDLMNFEISIRPDEGYYQGGRFVFTFQVSPSYPHEPPKVKCKTKVYHPNIDLEGNVCLNILREDWKPVLNINTVIYGLILLFMQPNDEDPLNLDAAAVLRDNPRLFASNVRRAMAGGYVGEVHFPRCI